The genome window GCTCTCTGCTGGCGCGGCTACCATCGCCCTGTCTGGGGAGTCGGGGACGTACTTCGACGAGTACCTAGATGAGATCGTCTACTTCTTCGAGATCACTGGTAGAGACATCGTCATATTCGAGGACATCGATCGTTTCGACGATCCTCATATCTTCGAGACCCTCCGAGCACTCAATAGCTTGCTGAATCGCGCGGGCCAGTTGAAGGGTCGCAAGATTCGCTTCATTTATGCCATCAAAGACAGCATCTTCGACAAGCTCGGCGTGCGGGCCGCCGCCGAAGAGGGTGACAGTGATTCGCCCGAGAGAGTCGATGCGGTTGATCGCGAGATGGCTCGGACCAACCGCACCAAGTTCTTTGACCTTGTCATTCCTGTCGTCCCGTTCATCACTCACCGCAATGCTCGGGACCTCATGGATCGGGTGATGAAGCAGTCCGGTTCGACGATATCGAGCGAGCTGATTGACCTGTCCGCTCAGCACTTGGTCGACATGCGGCTGATCAAGAACGTACATAACGAGTTTGTGATCTTTCGCTCAAAGGTTCTCGATGGTGAGGGTGGCGGGCTTGGCCTGAGCGAGGACGCCCTGTTCGCCATGATGCTCTACAAGAGCACACATCTGAAAGACTTCGAGAACATCAAGATCCGCGAAAGCCGACTTGATGTTCTCTATGAGGATTATCGACAGCTGGTAGCAGAGAACATGGCCGGGCTAGCGTCGGATGAGGCCAACGTGCGACGGCGCGTGGCTAGTCTTGACTCGGTCGAGAGTCGAAGTGCGGCTCTCGGACAAGATCTATTGGACTACATCGATCGACTCCAGCGACAGTTGAGCGCCAATGAGACTGTGTTCACGTATGCGAATGCAAACATCAATGCCGACCACCTCAAGACCAAGGAGTTCTGGGAAGGCCTCTTGGCTGGCGAACAGCCCGTTGTGGTGAACATGCGGCAGCCGAACAACCATATAGCAGCGTTCAGCTTGACCCGTGCCGAGCTGGAGTTGGCACTTGGCAAGTCGCTCTCACCGAAGAACTGGGAGATGAGCGATCGAGCGCAGCTGCGAGAGCGTCTCCAGAAGATCAGGCAGGATCGCGAATTCCTTCGGTCGGCTGGTATGCGCGATCTCTTTGATCGCGAGGAGTTCAAGCTGACCAAGGTGGATGCGGGGCAATTCTCATTCCGTGAACTTGTGGCCGATCATCTGGGCTCGAACCTGGCGCGTCAACTCGTTGCGGCCGGTTACATCGACCGCAACTTCACTCTCTACACCTCGACCTACTACGCGAACAGAGTCAGTTCGCAGGCGATGAACTTCATGATTCACAACATCGATCCGAACTTGATGGATCCGCATTTCGAGCTGAGCTCGGCCGATGTGCAGGCGGTATTCCGCGAGCGCGGCGAGTCCGTTCTGCGTCAGCGCGGGATGTACAACATCAACGTGCTGGACCACCTGCTAGAGAAGAAGGACACAAGGGTTGAGGCTCTCGTGCGGTCTTTGATGATCGATGGCGAAGATGAGCGAGTGTTCCTCGTTTCCTACTTCGCGGGTGGGGCTCAACTGGACGCTCTCGTCCGCAAGCTCGCGGAGAGATGGACCGCCATCTTTAGATTCATTCTCAATGACGCTCAACTTGGAGATGAAGTACAGTCTCGCCTGGTAAACGTCGCTCTTGGAAGCATCGTTGATGAGCTCGAATACGAGAGCGATGAAGCCGTTCGCGAGTACTTTGAGGGCTATTATGCAGAACTCCAAGTGCTCACTTCAGAAGACACGACTGCCGAACGCGCGGCGATTGTTGCGAAGCTATTCGCGGCAGCCGACGTACGTATTGCGGAGCTCATTGGGATCGCTCCCGAGGTGCGTTATGCGATGGTGGCTTCAAATCGCTACATCATCAGTCGCGACAATCTTGTGCTTGCTCTGGGTGAGCCTGCGAGCTTGGCCCTCGATACCATCAAGACGACGGACGAGGTTGTCTACGCCTACGTCATGGACAACCTGCCTGGCTACTTGGAGGCACTGGTCGAGGATGAACCGTCCGTTTCAATCGTCACGGCCGACGATTTCGGAGCCATCCTGAGTGACGTCGCTGAGCACGATGGAAGTCAGCTCGCTCGGGTGATCGCTCTGGCCGCGCCTGATTGCATGATCCAAGACCTCGAGGAAGTTCCGCAGGTCGCATGGCCATTCTTGGCCGAGGGCAATCGCTTTCCGGCAACCTCTGCAAACGTGTTCGCATATGTCGCGCAGGATGGACGGCTCGACGAGCATCTTGCGGGTCTGCTAACAGCGGCGGAATCGATCGTCGTCGCCGAGGATACCGAAGAGTCCTACAAGACAGCCTTGGCCAAGTACATCCTTGACGCCAAGGATGTGCTGCCAGATCCCGCTATTCGGACACAGTTGGTCGTTAGCCTCGGACTGGGCGACTGGCTGCCGGGGGACGCGGTTCCGAAGGAGTCGGGCCAACTCATCGGCATACTCGTTGAGGCCAAGGTTGTTGCCGACGACGAAGACACCTTCGAACTTGCGGCGGACATGGACTGGGCAACACGCGAATACCTGATCAGCAAGTCAAAGGACTTCGTTTCGTACATGACCCCCGCGCAGATCCCTGAGGACGAGGTTGCGCCGCTGATTCGTAGTTCAATCATCCCCAAGGTTGTGAAGACCGCATTGCTCGCTCGCCCGGCCGAGTTCACGGCGGACGCTGATCGGGTAACGCTGACGGTGCTCGCTCAGTACGCACTGGAAGAGGAATCGCGAGTTCCCGTGGCGGAGCTGAATCGATGGGCGTGTGCCCGCGTCGAATCTGCCCTGGTCGTGCAATTGCTGTCCAACATGTTGCTGGGTGTGTCGGAGGCCGAGCTGACGCAACTACTGGTCTCCCTTGGTGGTGACTATGCCGCCGTGTCGGCACGGAACGGCAGACGGCCGAAACTGGTCAACACTGAATCGAATCTTGCGCTGATCGACCGACTCAAGCAGTTGGGAATCGTGAGCTCACATGAGGTTGTCGGCAATAAGCTCAGGGTCAACATGAGGAAGGCCTAGTGGCCAACCGCAAGAGCGCCTGCCGACCGAAGAGGTCTACATCCTTCCTGCTGGGGGAAGAACGACAGCACTGGTCAGCTCCGCAACAACTCAACAGTCAATAGTGGAGTTGGAGTTGCCCCGCTCTTGTTGACACCTCGACTTCAGACAGCGACCGCTGCCAACGCCCACACAAACGCGCCCACTAAGTCTGGCCACTGAACGACAACACGCCGTTGCGCACGGTAATCGTCTT of Coriobacteriia bacterium contains these proteins:
- a CDS encoding DNA-binding protein; this translates as MKGKGKDAGDTARDSVAHAALLPLTPIYVTSDHETYVNAIETALKENSGSAIRNIALTGSYGVGKSSILQEVADRHDDKVVQVSLSTLGFSDLPKSDSASGAPVTKTNLIQKEIVKQLLYREDPAKMPGSRFRRIGRFKFWRQALEAALVGFVTTLVFFLAGWTQRLIVLVPSDIKLGGYAHAAVFFAATALALALEWLFHNRIRIEKLSAGAATIALSGESGTYFDEYLDEIVYFFEITGRDIVIFEDIDRFDDPHIFETLRALNSLLNRAGQLKGRKIRFIYAIKDSIFDKLGVRAAAEEGDSDSPERVDAVDREMARTNRTKFFDLVIPVVPFITHRNARDLMDRVMKQSGSTISSELIDLSAQHLVDMRLIKNVHNEFVIFRSKVLDGEGGGLGLSEDALFAMMLYKSTHLKDFENIKIRESRLDVLYEDYRQLVAENMAGLASDEANVRRRVASLDSVESRSAALGQDLLDYIDRLQRQLSANETVFTYANANINADHLKTKEFWEGLLAGEQPVVVNMRQPNNHIAAFSLTRAELELALGKSLSPKNWEMSDRAQLRERLQKIRQDREFLRSAGMRDLFDREEFKLTKVDAGQFSFRELVADHLGSNLARQLVAAGYIDRNFTLYTSTYYANRVSSQAMNFMIHNIDPNLMDPHFELSSADVQAVFRERGESVLRQRGMYNINVLDHLLEKKDTRVEALVRSLMIDGEDERVFLVSYFAGGAQLDALVRKLAERWTAIFRFILNDAQLGDEVQSRLVNVALGSIVDELEYESDEAVREYFEGYYAELQVLTSEDTTAERAAIVAKLFAAADVRIAELIGIAPEVRYAMVASNRYIISRDNLVLALGEPASLALDTIKTTDEVVYAYVMDNLPGYLEALVEDEPSVSIVTADDFGAILSDVAEHDGSQLARVIALAAPDCMIQDLEEVPQVAWPFLAEGNRFPATSANVFAYVAQDGRLDEHLAGLLTAAESIVVAEDTEESYKTALAKYILDAKDVLPDPAIRTQLVVSLGLGDWLPGDAVPKESGQLIGILVEAKVVADDEDTFELAADMDWATREYLISKSKDFVSYMTPAQIPEDEVAPLIRSSIIPKVVKTALLARPAEFTADADRVTLTVLAQYALEEESRVPVAELNRWACARVESALVVQLLSNMLLGVSEAELTQLLVSLGGDYAAVSARNGRRPKLVNTESNLALIDRLKQLGIVSSHEVVGNKLRVNMRKA